The genomic stretch gttttttttgtgtgcCACAAGAGGATGGTTCTCTCCGCACGCCCAGTCCTGAGTTGAGCCCCAGAATGGTGCTGGTACAGAGGCTCCTAGCAGCTTGACAAAGGTGGTGAAGCCCCTAGcactctcttttcctcctccccaggaaggcaggaaggacgGGGTCCAGGAGCCCTCAATATCTGTCACTaaagagaaggcagggagggcaggtggtgggggaggctggCAGAGCGGGAGGGACCCCCACGGGCAGCTGGCTCAAGGGAAGGCCCTTGCTTAGCGCCTCGTGCTGGAATAGCTGTCTGCCGAGCTGtagctccggctccggctccggctccggctccgggaACCCAGGCTGGGGCTGCGGGAGCTGGAGCTGCTGCTACTGCGGGTCctgctccggctccggctccggctccggctgcGGCTCGGGCTCCGGCTCCGGGAGTAGCTGCGGCTGGCCgagcggctgctgctgctgctgtaccACGAGGAGGCGCTGCTGAGGCTGTCGGACGAAGAGGGGCTGGGCCGGTAGTAGGGGATGGGGCGTTTCCGGGCACTgcagagagcagagggagggtgCATCAGCCCGGGGAGCCCCAGTCTTGTCCCAGGGGAAGGCAGTATCCTTCCGTTTCCCAGTCCCTTAGGCAGAAATACTCCCTTTCCACTTCCCTTGCAGTCCTGAGAACATCAAAGAGAAAATCTCAGCTTAGTCCTAATATGCCTTGAAAAGTGAtcatcttatctttttttttttttaattttttaaacgaATCAAGCCTGGGGCTCAGAGCCTCCAGCTAGCAACAGAATCTACGTCTAAACTTTAactgtagttttgttttgctatttttacttttactagAACTATCTATTTATGGCCAAAGAGGCtgattttccatttattgtaCTGGATCAagtttccttttgaaataaaCGTATGGACCTCTAAAAAGAGCAGATCTGTTTAaggaaaattaagtaaaaaatagtaCAGTTAATAAGCAGACAAGGCCAAACCGGTAAAGGTGTTGGTGGATGATGAAGTTTGGGAAACACGGAATGGGTTAATCAAGATGGATTATTTGAGGTTGACCAAGGAAACCAGATAGCCTTTTGGAAATGCCACTCTGTAATTTGGCCTTTCTCCAAGTTGGCCCCAAGGACACCTCTGCTCAAGGCAGTGGGTTTAAGAATTCCCTACAAGCTGAGGCAGGCCCTCTGTGGGATATTTGAGAAAGGGACTTCTCCGGGGCACAATCCTGGGATACAggttctttttcctcctccaggTCATCTCCAGGGAGGATGCACTGGGCAGTCAGCATCCCTGCTTCCAGGTGAGTCTCTGGATTGAGTAGCTGATGCTTGGAGGTCCAGGAGGAGAACCCAACTCAATCTTAGGGCATCGTTCAGCCATTCTCCCAGTATTCAAGGCCTAAGAAATTGGTCTCCACTTGGGCCTCTCCGCTAGAGCTTCGTTCTGCTGAGACCTTACCTGTTACAGGAAACTTTCTCCACCTATTCGACTCAATCAATTACAGCGGCACACAGTGAGGGTCTGCATTTCAGTTCACAAAGCACGCTCGCATCTTTTTGTCCcctttcatttcatcctcatgtTACCCCTGGGAGTTACCCCTCCGTTATTTCATGGGCGAGAAAACTGAGGATCGGGGACATAAGAGCCTTTCCGAAGTCACTTGGAAAGCGACACAGCCACGCTTCCACTCCACGTCTAGGGCTCTCCCGCTTCGCCCCACGGCTCCCTCTAGGGCCTTTTGGCACCTAAGTAATCCCGTTCGCCCTCTCCACGCTTGGTTAAGGTGTAATTATACAGGGGTCTATCTAAGCCCGGCAGGGGAGAGTCTGGACCGGTCTGGGGGCGAAGGTCTGCCCCGACCACCTGGCCAAGGCCTCGCGCCTGCGCTGTGGCCTCCTTTCCCAGAGCGGacccctctctcccccagccccgccccccgcTCAGCTCCACCCCCGCACTCCGgccacgcccccgccccccgACTCCCCAGGCTGGCCCCGCCCACTCCCCGCCCACTTCTCGCGGGCCCCGCAGGTTGGGCCGGGAAGTGGACTCAGCCCTGAGGCTCTGGACTGAAGCTTAATTTCAGTGCTTGGAGGTGGGAAGGTTGTCCCCGAGCTCCCACAATCCTGAaatcccagccccagggaggcctggggcgACCCTGCGGCCCGGACGGGTAGGAACGGGAGTGGGGACGAGGGTGAAGGCGGGTCCCCACACCCCTGTGGCCGCACCTTGTTATCCTCCGCGCCTCCAGGTGGCTCGGGGAGTCTCGCCGGCGCTTCCTCATGGGCGAGTAGGACCGACGTCTCCGACGCGCTCGCTCGCGCTCCCGCTGCTGCGAGTCCTTCTCGGTGTACTTGGGGTCCCGCTCCCTGAAGGGGCGTGCGGGGTTACTGGGGAGCTGGGGCGGGCCCGGGTTTCCTGTGCGAGCGGGTGAGACGGGGGCACTCGCTTCCTCCAATTACCGCCCCGCTAAGGCCGGGGATGGGGGTGCGCGGGCCGCAGGGAGGACGGGAGGGAGGACAGCCGGGCTGTGGGACGAGTCGCGGGGTGAGTGCCGCGGGGTGGGCGCTGGGCGCGTGCAGGGCTGTCAGCCTTTGCGGGTGGGCATCGCAGCGCTGCAGGTGCTGCAGGGGCGAGGATGCGAATGTTACGCGGGCCCTGGTGTGTGGGTAAGAATTGGGGGCTCTGCGTATGGGGATGCAGGGTAGAGGCTGAGGGCGGAGGATGTGAATTCTGGGGTGTGGCTGTCGGGGTGCTTGGGCTGGGGACGTGAGGACACAGGGGTATGTTTAGTGCTTCGCGGCCACTCCTCGATTGGACTGAGGGATTTGCAAGACTGCTGAGGCAGAGCGAGACTTAAGAGGAAGACTGTCCAAGGGGCGGGACGGGGAGGCGGGGACAGAAAGGAGGATCAGAACAAAGGGGCGGGGCCTATACTGGGGGCGGGGCCGGTACCTGCTGGGGCTGTAGCGGGAGTAGCTGGGGCTACGGCGTGATCGAGAGCTTCTGCTGGGCGGGCTCCTCTTGCCAGACTTGGAGGAGTAGCTGGGAGAGCGGGAGTAGGACCTGAGGGACAGGTAACAGCCTCTGAGGAGCCTGCAGCGTGTCCTCCTGGGTTGTCAGGGACTTCTACAGCTATATTCAGCTAGTCCCCAGGCGGcgacctttttcttttctggaggcCAGTCCTATGAACCGGCCCCTTACTAGAGAATGGAATCCCCTCCCCTCTGGGTGGTTAATATTAGCAATAATACTGACAGCTTCCTcctattgagtgcttattatcccggccacttactagctgtgcgaccttgggcaggtgatttcacttctctgggcctctgttttctcatttgtaaggtGCGTGTAATAATAGTACTCACCCTATACAGCTGcaaattaaatgagtaaattaggGTAAGTCACTTAGCATGTTGGCACGTACGCTAAGTGCCAATTAGCCCGCACATGGGAATTGTTAGCTGTCACTATTATGTgttttattatgtgccaggcattgaatTAATAGTTTGTgtgcactatctcatttaatcctcaaccTATCCTAGGGTTAGGTACTATTAtcaatcccattttacagttagggAAATAGAGGTACAGAGATGGTAGAGGATATGAACTCACATCTGTTTGCCTCTACAGCAACTTGAACTCAGTTGTGTTTGGCTCCAAAGTGCTCTTGACTTCTGTAGATGATGTTGTTGTGAATCCAAATGACTAATCCCTGTGCTACTTCcagtctccttccctctctgctaATGCCTTTCACTTTTAGAGAGTATTGTGGGGAAGGAATAGCTTTTCCAACCTCAGTGCCCCGGGCCAGTGTCCAGCTATAGCCCCTGGAAAATTTGCTTTTGCCCACTTGCTCTTTGGCTGTGCATTGAGAGATATTATAAAAAACAGTACAGATGAAACATACTTTTGGTCACGTTGAAAGGAGCTGTCAGGCATTTCCATCAACTATACCATATAGCATCCCTTTTCTGTGGAACcctctaaattatttttcatagacttaaaaaatcagaaatagttGCTTTCCAATCAACTGGTTCAATTCCTTTTTGTTAATAATGTAACAATTAATGGAGCAATATTCCTCTTTGCTTGCTAGGGAGCTCAGAGTCACATTTGCCACCCACCTTGGTAGCAACTATATAGAATGATAGGATATACCTTGTGGGACTTAACCTTTCTCCtgacttaattttatatttctctccttaattttacttttagtcTAATTTGCTCTTCTATTTATGTCACTCTGTcatgttgaatatttttgtcaGTGGCCTTGCCTCCTTTTTTGGAATGGACTGGTCTTGAAATAACCAACTAAGTAAGCAactgtttttttattatatagttaCAAAAGAGGAATGATCAGTCTGCCACTGGGAATTTCTCTTTGTGGAGGGAAGCTGGACTGCATGAAAGCATGGGTTGATTAGTTTGGATGGAATCTTCCAATTCCTGAGATCTCATTTGTACACACTATTGTATCATTATTCCACATGAGAAATAAATCAAGCAATTACCAGTGGTTATTGAAATTGGGTGGAAGAATGCAAAATGGTCATAATtcttcttctccctgtgtccacATCTCctgcaatgtgactttgcagtTCCACCCACTAAGAGGAGCatcctggccaggtgcagtggctcacgcctgtaatcctagcactctgggagactgaggcgggagaactgcttgagctcaggagttcaagaccagcctgagccaagagcaagaccgcatctctacttaaaatagaaaaattagctgggctgcACCCTGTAGTCCCTTagtgggaagctgaggtaggaggatcacttgagcccaggagtttgaggttgcggtgagctatgatgatgccactgcactctgcctccAGTGACAGAGCAAagctctgtcttaaaaaaaaaaaaaaaagaggagcatCCTTGCATCTAGACTAGCCTTGTGAGTTGCTATGGCTAATTACAATAGCAGAAGGGATGTCATGTCACTTCCAAGCCTAGGACTCAGGAAGCCCTGCACATTactgctctctctttctcagaaCCCTGCCATCACCATGTAAACAAGCCCAGACAGGCCTATTGGAGGATGAGAGACCACATGGAGCAGAGATCAGTCGGCTGGGGTCGTTCACACCAGCCAGCCCCTAGCCAACAACCCACCAGCTGACCAAGGGCACATGAAGGAACCCAAAGAGatcagaagaaccacccagctgagcccagaccAATTGCTGATACACAGAATCAGAAACTAAGTAAGTACTTATTGTTTTAAGGATGCTAAGTTTGGGGATACATTTTTTTTATGCAGCATAAGTTAACTGATACACATTAGCTCATTCTTGTAACAATAGTAGCAAAAATAACCAACATTCATTGTGTTCCAAGTACTTCTCTATGTGCTGTTTATTCCCCAGAACAATCCTTTTGGGTAAgtattgttattgttttcatttttcagatgaagaaactgaggctcagagaggttaattgactttcccaaggccactGGCTAGTGAAGGGTATTCAAACTTAAGTCTGTCTGACTCCTCTCCCTATGAATCAAAGGATGTCTCCAGTTACCTTAGCTAACTCCTTAAGGGGGAAGGTGCAGCAGAGCAAAGTCAAAATCACACTCACCTTTTTTCAGAGGAGGTGGATCGGCTCCGGGTGTACCTGGGAGAGGTCCTGGGGTTTGGAGATCCAGAGGAATGACTGGAGGATCGGGTGCTGGCATAGGAGGAGCTACGGGAGCACTCTTTCATGGGGGAGCTCTGGGCTGTGGGTGGGACCAAACTGGACTTCTTCACTTCAGCACATTCCAGACATGGTGACTGGACTCCTCTGCAGGAGACAGAGTGTCTGTTAGCACCAGACTGCCTGCTACTCTGGGGGTATCTTGAGCTAATACTCACCTCCCTATGTTTGCCTAGGCTGTGGTGTTCTCACAGAACCCTCCTTCCACCTTTTCACATCCTACTACCTCTGGAAAGACATCCTGGGCCGCATATGTTAGAGGAGTAGAGATAGAAGAGACCTTAAAAGTAAATGATGCTGTTCAGCATTTCCCCAAGTATGGGACACGTACCATAGGGGCCACTTCAAAGTATTTTAGGAGGTCACTGGGCATGGGCATGATGCTAAATAACATCAGATCACATGGTGGGAGATGTATTGCCTTTCTAATCTTTCCCCATCCTTCTGATTACATTAATGAGAAAGCCTCTGTTGGGTGCTAGTGTGTTTTTAACACTTCTCTAACACTTCGCAATCTCCCCAACAGAGAGAAGACCTCAGACTCAGAGCCTTGGGCAAGAAACTGTAACTAACTAGAATTAAATACATTGTTGCATTTTTATAGTTACCTTCTATTTAGGACAAGTAATACTCATTTTCCATTTCAGATAGGATCTTTAAGTTTACATCTATTTATCTCTCTATCATAAGTTTATTAAAGTAAATGAGAGTACCAGTAGTACATGGATATGGTAAAAGTCAAGAAGATAACCTGTAGTTGGTTTAAGCTTGGGGAACTTTGGtgtagcccattttacagatggaggaaTTGAGACCCACACAAGGGTGGAGTCAGAATCACCCAAAGGACTAGGTCCTGTCTTCTGCATTTTCACCCTGCCTAGGGCCATGCTGGACTTCTGTTAGGTTCTTAGTAAAGACGTGTTCATTTGGATTGGGCCAAGAGTCAAGTTCAAATCACATTAATATGGCTTTCAAGGGTCATCAAGACCGACCCCTGCTCACCCCTCCAATCTCAGCTCCTGACATTTCCCTCTCTTGATTTCAGGCATAATAGACTACTTGTTCCTCCTGGCACATCCCTATTCTCTCCCTTGTCTTCAGGCCTTAGAATGTTCTGGCTCTCTGCAACCCTCTCCTCTCCGTTCTTCATCTGGCAACTCCTACTCATGGAAGTGGCTTTAGTTTGACCTTACCTTTTCTGGAAAGCCTTCCTTGACACCTTCCCTTCAAACTCTGGAGTCTGGGTTGGGTGATCTCCAATGTGTACCATAGACCCTGGCCCCTGTATGGATCAGTCTTAGAATTGTAGATTGCCTCTTCCTGACCCAGACATGGAGCTCCTTGGGGACAGAACACATGTCTCTCTGGACACTCTATTCTAGCACCTACCACAGGGCTTGTAAGTATATCTTACAGAATCAGTAAGTAGCTGTGGTTTGAACATTTCAAACCTCTTCCGTGTGGGCACTTCACAAGCATCATTTCATTAGTCTCCTCAAGAACCTTATGAGGCAGGCACTGTTATTGTCCCCAATTTATAGAGAAGACTCAGAACATTGGTTACTTGCTGAAGGCCACCCAGAGTCCCAAACCCTGATCTGTCCAGCTCCAAAGCCCACACCCCTGCCACCTCACCAGCTCTCTACCTTTAGTGTCTGTGGTTCTCCTGATTTAGAGCTGATGTCTCTTCTACTCAGCCCATATTTATTGACCTCTGTCATCATAACTGGCATGACACAAATAGCTATGGATTTAACCATCATTTATGTTTCAAAGTGAAAAGCTGGgtctaaattatttaatttggcTGTCCATGTAGATCAAATTAAGCAGGTAACTGTTAGCCGTCTCTCAGGTTTTACTTCCAGTTCTGGAGACAAATCTGTATTTGAATCCTGGTGCTGTCACTTATTAACTGAGTTTGTCaatcactctgagcctcagtttccccatcagttACCAAAGGGTTATAAGAGTACCCATCCCATATAGGTTTTATGAGGCACTAAGGAAGATTATTTATGGAAAGCATTTGGCATAGTACCTAGTCTGTGGTTAGGGCTCAATGAatattagctactattattattgtagTTGTTATTATAACTATTCTCAATTTTTCCTGCATAATAGCATTGCAGTGTATCAGTAGGCATGTGACCTCCTTCTCTCTTCTGGGAACTTCACTGCCTGTTCTTGGAGACATTGACATTTGTTCTGGCCCAGCTCTGGCTCCCAGCCAAGCTTGGGTGTGAGCTGAGGCCAGGGATGTCCTGGGGAAGGACAGAGGCCAGATCTGTGCATGGATGCCAAGCTGTTTGTCCAGGACTGAAGTGGGTCCTGTGTTAGGAACAGAGGGTGCTCTGTTCTTGAAGAAGCTGTTAACTGCTTCAGTGCTAAAGCTTCGgtcatcttttgaaaattttggcCACTTTGACTCCCACCCCCAGAAAGAGGAAAACCCAAGTGGTAGCATGGTGGAGTACACCAGCAAAGCTTTCCAGTCCCCCTGCATCTGTGCCTCTGTGCCATCAATTATAACCTCCTGGGGGAAAAGCCCATTCCATTTTTATATCCCCAGCACCAAGCTGAGTGTCTGCCATATAGGAAGCGCCTGATAACAAGTTGAGGGACAAATAACTAAATGAATGGTACAGATGAAGTGATCAGTAAATTTTAGTAGCTATTATGGTGACAGTACCCTTAGTGATTAGCATTTTGTTGTGATTTCTTGAGCGAGAAAGTAAAGGGGTGATGAAGTAGGAGAATTACAACTGGCTCATAAGCTACTGTATGGAAGTGTTTTCTGCAGGATAACTGCATCTAGCAAATGTGTTaagatggggaaaaaattgaGAAGTCTCTATGTTCTATGATAGGTTGATCTCCCTTTCCCTAAAATTGTACtatggggggtgtgtgtgtgtgtgtacacacacagagttataaaataaacttcatttttagaGCCATGTATGTTTCACTGCACAACTGAATGTAAAGTATAGGCAGTGCCCGTACATGTTCTGCCAAGCACAACCTCCTCCCCTACCaacaacatcccccaccagagtggtacatatGTCACAGTCGATGAACCTACACTGATGCATCATTCCCACCAAAAGTACATAAAGTTTACATTAGAATTAGCTCTtctgttgtacattctatgagtttggacaaatgcataACGACAATTATCTACCCTGTTGTATACAAAGTAGTTTcgctgccctaaaaatcctctgtgttcttcCTGTTCAACCCTCCCTCCCaccaacccttggcaaccactaatattTTTACTGGCtgcatagttttgccttttctagaatgtcatacaattggaatcatatagtatatagccttttcagatgggCTTCTTGCACTTAGAAATATGCACTTAAGTTTCCTTTACATCTTTACATGGCTTGATAGCGCCTTTCTTTTTAGCCCTGAATGATCTTCCATCATCTGAACACACCACAGTTGatttatccactcacctactAAAGGGCATCCTggctgcttccaagttttggcaattatgaataaggctgctataaacatccatatGCAGggttttgtgtggatataagttttcagtTTATTTGTATAAACACTGtagtatgtttttaaatgacagtGACTTAAGATGAATTTAATGTTAGACTTTCTCCTACGATTATTGGTAAAATTGACATCTGTTTTTGCCTGCCCAACCTCCGTCCCTCCCAATATCAATAGCCAGGCTTTTCCTGCAGAGGAAGGTGAGAAAGTTCTCATTCCTTCCCAGTGGTGGCATGTGACACATTCTGGCCAAGAGCCACAGCATTCCCTGGGTCAGAGTAATCGGTCCAAGGCTGGGCAAATGACCTAAGCTGAGCCAAGCAGAACCAGTGACCACCTGCCCTGGGATTTTGCTGAAATATTGGAGAAAGAAGCATTTTTCTTCCATTGTCTGGCTCAGCTGATAGATTGTTAGCTGCTTGTCATATTTGTCAATGCTTTGGGAGGTTCTGTTGAAGAATGAGGCCAGTAGAGTAGGGAGACTGACTAAGCAATATGATGGGAAAGACATATTCCCAATGACATATTTTTGAGCCCCTAGATCCAGCTATACCTGAAGTTAGTACCCCctggattaaaaacaaacaaacagacaaaaacattaagccagtttgagttgaattttctctcttttgcaaATAAAAGACTCTTGGGAGGTGGGGTGCTGGGATAAGAGAGTGAGAAGGTGGAACTAAGGTGAGAATCCCCCTGACCCCCACCAGGTATACTGACCTTGACTCTCTGCCCCTGCTGGTGGGGGAGAGATTCTCCAAAATGGCCCCCTTGTTCTGGGGTGAGGAGGTGGTGAAGGAGTTCCCTGAATCGGAGGTGTTGCCACTGTTGAGCTCCTGGCTCTTGCTTAGGCCTCCACTGGGGCTCCCCTTCTCCTGGCCCCGAGACCTGGCTGAGCTGGTTTGCATGGAGGGTGGCGAGGACGTGTCATTGCCTGAGTCGTACTCCTGGGAGCGCCCTCGGGAGGTGGTGAGCGGGCTGGCTGTTTTGGTAAAGAGGTCAGCAGCAGACCCCGACCCAGTGATCTGAAAACAAAAAGACCCGTTGGACACTGCTGAGAGCTGGGCCCGTGGGTTGTGACTAAATAACCAAGAAATGTTTACCGTCATGATGCACTGTAacgaaaggaaagagagagagaggagaagaaagaagagacgccaaaaaacaaaagcacaaattcctgaaagaataccacagaaaggagatattttctttttacccCCTGCTAGGATAACTGGAAGATTTAGGTATCATGCAGAGAAAAAGCATGCGATCCAGATTAAACGAAAAGggaaattatacaaaatttaatttctaatgaaTTAAACAAAAGAGTCAACTCAATAGGAAGGGGGGTGTAAACACCCTTAACTCAacctaaaacaataataaaaataaaggaaggggACAGGGGGAAAAGAAATGGGTCTATGGgcctaaaaaaaaatatatcttggaaataaaaaaaaaaaggagataaatcCAAAATTTTAAACGTCAACCAAATCCTcaattatttaaacaattttttttttaaaaagaaaaagttgcctGAGTAGAACCCTAAACAAATATCACAtggggaaaagaaatgaaataaagatgagagttttggtttttttgtttttttcttttaaatataaagtcaAGGTCGCAAACTGACATTTTAGCAGTTTCAactaaaggggaaaagaaagaggggaggacaaaaaaaaaaaaaaaaaaaaaatggaagtcaaAGTCTGACCGAAAACAAACGAAAAAAAAGGTCTCTACAGATATTTGTGTGTGTCCTTTTCCCCTTGTAGAAGGTAGCTAAGGCTCTTGAGTGGCTTCTAATAAATTCTCTCATGTCTTTGCGGATCATATCCACTTACCAAGCAAGAACTCCTCCTTTAGTAGGTAGGTAAGGtgtaagagaaagggaagagcGGGCAACGTGAGTCCATCGTTAGAGTCgcaaatgacaagaaaaaacaCACACCTTTCTGCACATCGTCAAACTTGGCCCTGAACTttgagttttggttttttttt from Lemur catta isolate mLemCat1 chromosome 21, mLemCat1.pri, whole genome shotgun sequence encodes the following:
- the SRRM4 gene encoding serine/arginine repetitive matrix protein 4, which codes for MASVQQGEKQLFEKFWRGTFKAVATPRPESIIVASITARKPLPRAEPQSSPVVSAQDGPSEKLGQRLATEALGTNSWERDKAFRELCPTRARSASCDQDLTPPPSSRGKKKKKKSTRKKRRRSPSYSPSPVKKKKKKSSKKHKRRRSFSKKRRHSSSSPKSKRRDEKRHKKQSRSRPRKSHRHRHHRCPSRSQSSESRSSSCDSRHRGRSPEEGRKSRRRHSRRCSKTLCKDSPEARPSHPPSQPLQMPSFLSTRGVITGSGSAADLFTKTASPLTTSRGRSQEYDSGNDTSSPPSMQTSSARSRGQEKGSPSGGLSKSQELNSGNTSDSGNSFTTSSPQNKGAILENLSPTSRGRESRGVQSPCLECAEVKKSSLVPPTAQSSPMKECSRSSSYASTRSSSHSSGSPNPRTSPRYTRSRSTSSEKRSYSRSPSYSSKSGKRSPPSRSSRSRRSPSYSRYSPSRERDPKYTEKDSQQRERERARRRRRSYSPMRKRRRDSPSHLEARRITSARKRPIPYYRPSPSSSDSLSSASSWYSSSSSRSASRSYSRSRSPSRSRSRSRSRSRTRSSSSSSSRSPSLGSRSRSRSRSRSYSSADSYSSTRR